A region of Salvelinus alpinus chromosome 6, SLU_Salpinus.1, whole genome shotgun sequence DNA encodes the following proteins:
- the LOC139579268 gene encoding CD209 antigen-like protein C isoform X3 yields the protein MSEGDYENTDGFEDEEPDAMKNTDIDGQLYANIRVFKPRPRDGVVASVHVQWWKRPSGVAAVCLGLLCVLLLAGIIGLSVYYRVIGHHDSTEREELQDVNSLLTEERDQLQTRYNNLTKERDQLHTRYNNLTKERDQLQTSYNNLTEERDQLQTERDFLNGRFTNLKQTCPEGWQKFESSWYFLSTETKTWNESRKDCLERGADLVIINSNKEQEFLFNLNKGVWIGLTDSVTEGNLIWVDGTPLTTPRYWHQPQPDNGAGRLDYGEEDCVEIRKDQRPLEAWNDLSCDREIYWVCEKVV from the exons ATGTCAGAGGGAGACTATGAAAACACAGATGGATTTGAAGACGAGGAGCCTGATGCAATGAAGAACACAGACATTGATGGCCAATTATATGCCAATATAAGAGTATTCAAGCCCAGGCCAAGAGATGGAGTTGTTGCTTCTG TACATGTTCAGTGGTGGAAGAGACCCTCTGGAGTTGCTGCAGTGTGTCTGGGGCTGCTGTGTGTTCTCCTACTGGCTGGGATCAtaggcctgtctgtctact ATCGAGTCATTGGTCATCACGactcaacagagagagaagagctaCAGGACGTAAACAGCCTTctgactgaagagagagaccagctacagaccagatacaacaacctgactaaagagagagaccagctacacaccagatacaacaacctgactaaagagagagaccagcttcagactagttacaacaacctgactgaagagagagaccagctacagactgAGAGAGATTTTCTTAATGGGAGGTTTACCAATCTCA AACAAACCTGTCCTGAAGGCTGGCAGAAGTTTGAATCCAGTTGGTACTTCCTGTCTActgagactaaaacctggaacgAGAGCAGAAAGGACtgtctggagagaggagcagacctgGTGATCATAAACAGTAATAAggaacag GAGTTTCTCTTCAACCTCAACAAGGGAGTCTGGATTggtctgactgactctgttactgaggGGAACTTGATATGGGTGGACGGCACaccactgaccaccccaag gtactggcaTCAACCACAGCCTGATAATGGTGCTGGCAGACTAGACTATGGTGAGGAGgactgtgttgagatacgtaAAGATCAGCGTCCTCTGGAGGCATGGAATGACTTGTCATGTGACAGGGAAATCTACTGGGTTTGTGAGAAAGTGGTTTAA
- the LOC139579268 gene encoding CD209 antigen-like protein C isoform X1: MSEGDYENTDGFEDEEPDAMKNTDIDGQLYANIRVFKPRPRDGVVASVHVQWWKRPSGVAAVCLGLLCVLLLAGIIGLSVYYRVIGHHDSTEREELQDVNSLLTEERDQLQTRYNNLTKERDQLHTRYNNLTKERDQLQTSYNNLTEERDQLQTERDFLNGRFTNLRNSRLHLVEQTCPEGWQKFESSWYFLSTETKTWNESRKDCLERGADLVIINSNKEQEFLFNLNKGVWIGLTDSVTEGNLIWVDGTPLTTPRYWHQPQPDNGAGRLDYGEEDCVEIRKDQRPLEAWNDLSCDREIYWVCEKVV; the protein is encoded by the exons ATGTCAGAGGGAGACTATGAAAACACAGATGGATTTGAAGACGAGGAGCCTGATGCAATGAAGAACACAGACATTGATGGCCAATTATATGCCAATATAAGAGTATTCAAGCCCAGGCCAAGAGATGGAGTTGTTGCTTCTG TACATGTTCAGTGGTGGAAGAGACCCTCTGGAGTTGCTGCAGTGTGTCTGGGGCTGCTGTGTGTTCTCCTACTGGCTGGGATCAtaggcctgtctgtctact ATCGAGTCATTGGTCATCACGactcaacagagagagaagagctaCAGGACGTAAACAGCCTTctgactgaagagagagaccagctacagaccagatacaacaacctgactaaagagagagaccagctacacaccagatacaacaacctgactaaagagagagaccagcttcagactagttacaacaacctgactgaagagagagaccagctacagactgAGAGAGATTTTCTTAATGGGAGGTTTACCAATCTCA GAAATTCACGTCTTCATCTTGTAGAACAAACCTGTCCTGAAGGCTGGCAGAAGTTTGAATCCAGTTGGTACTTCCTGTCTActgagactaaaacctggaacgAGAGCAGAAAGGACtgtctggagagaggagcagacctgGTGATCATAAACAGTAATAAggaacag GAGTTTCTCTTCAACCTCAACAAGGGAGTCTGGATTggtctgactgactctgttactgaggGGAACTTGATATGGGTGGACGGCACaccactgaccaccccaag gtactggcaTCAACCACAGCCTGATAATGGTGCTGGCAGACTAGACTATGGTGAGGAGgactgtgttgagatacgtaAAGATCAGCGTCCTCTGGAGGCATGGAATGACTTGTCATGTGACAGGGAAATCTACTGGGTTTGTGAGAAAGTGGTTTAA
- the LOC139579268 gene encoding CD209 antigen-like protein C isoform X4 has translation MKHDQRSLIICYSVHVQWWKRPSGVAAVCLGLLCVLLLAGIIGLSVYYRVIGHHDSTEREELQDVNSLLTEERDQLQTRYNNLTKERDQLHTRYNNLTKERDQLQTSYNNLTEERDQLQTERDFLNGRFTNLRNSRLHLVEQTCPEGWQKFESSWYFLSTETKTWNESRKDCLERGADLVIINSNKEQEFLFNLNKGVWIGLTDSVTEGNLIWVDGTPLTTPRYWHQPQPDNGAGRLDYGEEDCVEIRKDQRPLEAWNDLSCDREIYWVCEKVV, from the exons ATGAAACATGACCAAAGatctttaatcatttgttattcaGTACATGTTCAGTGGTGGAAGAGACCCTCTGGAGTTGCTGCAGTGTGTCTGGGGCTGCTGTGTGTTCTCCTACTGGCTGGGATCAtaggcctgtctgtctact ATCGAGTCATTGGTCATCACGactcaacagagagagaagagctaCAGGACGTAAACAGCCTTctgactgaagagagagaccagctacagaccagatacaacaacctgactaaagagagagaccagctacacaccagatacaacaacctgactaaagagagagaccagcttcagactagttacaacaacctgactgaagagagagaccagctacagactgAGAGAGATTTTCTTAATGGGAGGTTTACCAATCTCA GAAATTCACGTCTTCATCTTGTAGAACAAACCTGTCCTGAAGGCTGGCAGAAGTTTGAATCCAGTTGGTACTTCCTGTCTActgagactaaaacctggaacgAGAGCAGAAAGGACtgtctggagagaggagcagacctgGTGATCATAAACAGTAATAAggaacag GAGTTTCTCTTCAACCTCAACAAGGGAGTCTGGATTggtctgactgactctgttactgaggGGAACTTGATATGGGTGGACGGCACaccactgaccaccccaag gtactggcaTCAACCACAGCCTGATAATGGTGCTGGCAGACTAGACTATGGTGAGGAGgactgtgttgagatacgtaAAGATCAGCGTCCTCTGGAGGCATGGAATGACTTGTCATGTGACAGGGAAATCTACTGGGTTTGTGAGAAAGTGGTTTAA
- the LOC139579268 gene encoding CD209 antigen-like protein E isoform X2 produces the protein MSEGDYENTDGFEDEEPDAMKNTDIDGQLYANIRVFKPRPRDGVVASVHVQWWKRPSGVAAVCLGLLCVLLLAGIIGLSVYYRVIGHHDSTEREELQDVNSLLTEERDQLQTRYNNLTKERDQLHTRYNNLTKERDQLQTSYNNLTEERDQLQTERDFLNGRFTNLRNSRLHLVEQTCPEGWQKFESSWYFLSTETKTWNESRKDCLERGADLVIINSNKEQEFLFNLNKGVWIGLTDSVTEGNLIWVDGTPLTTPRYWSPHQPDNGDGKPEYGEEDCVQIHKQQSPLESWNDMSCDRKLNWICEKVL, from the exons ATGTCAGAGGGAGACTATGAAAACACAGATGGATTTGAAGACGAGGAGCCTGATGCAATGAAGAACACAGACATTGATGGCCAATTATATGCCAATATAAGAGTATTCAAGCCCAGGCCAAGAGATGGAGTTGTTGCTTCTG TACATGTTCAGTGGTGGAAGAGACCCTCTGGAGTTGCTGCAGTGTGTCTGGGGCTGCTGTGTGTTCTCCTACTGGCTGGGATCAtaggcctgtctgtctact ATCGAGTCATTGGTCATCACGactcaacagagagagaagagctaCAGGACGTAAACAGCCTTctgactgaagagagagaccagctacagaccagatacaacaacctgactaaagagagagaccagctacacaccagatacaacaacctgactaaagagagagaccagcttcagactagttacaacaacctgactgaagagagagaccagctacagactgAGAGAGATTTTCTTAATGGGAGGTTTACCAATCTCA GAAATTCACGTCTTCATCTTGTAGAACAAACCTGTCCTGAAGGCTGGCAGAAGTTTGAATCCAGTTGGTACTTCCTGTCTActgagactaaaacctggaacgAGAGCAGAAAGGACtgtctggagagaggagcagacctgGTGATCATAAACAGTAATAAggaacag GAGTTTCTCTTCAACCTCAACAAGGGAGTCTGGATTggtctgactgactctgttactgaggGGAACTTGATATGGGTGGACGGCACaccactgaccaccccaag GTACTGGTCTCCACATCAGCCTGATAATGGTGATGGCAAACCAGAATATGGTGAGGAGGACTGTGTTCAGATACATAAACAACAGAGTCCTCTGGAGTCATGGAATGACATGTCATGTGACAGAAAACTCAACTGGATTTGTGAGAAAGTGCTTTAG